TATTTTGttttacacaaaatttaattttctttacaTAGTCGGAGCCTAcagaaactaaaaaaaaaaaaaaaaaacattataaccAAATACCAAAAAGGGGAGAGCATTCATATTTTTGATCTGGGCTGATACATAAAACTAGGCCCACTATTATTAAGCCTTCGACAAATAGCAAAGTGAAGCAAAATTCTAAACCGTTGTTTCTTCAACGGACAGCCCCAATTCTGGGTATTGCTTTAGATGCCAGGGCTCCTCGATTAAGTCTTCAACAAGAGAATTCCGCCTAAATTTTCTCTACAGCTTGTCGAATTCTTAATCAGGGAACCTTTGCACCTGTTTTGTCTTCGGATTAACATCATCGATCAAAACTTCATAGAATTCTCAAACCCAGGTATGCGGTTCTACTATATGCTCCTGTTTTCGATTATTCtgaaaaaatttaaattcaaatAGACTTGTTGAGGCCTATACATGTGATTGTTGGAGGTTGATTGTGTTTTGGTTGAGTTTTGTTTGCTTGTGATTGCTCTTTTGTTTGCTTAATTAAGTCTCCTATTGTTGTTAAAATCTCACAATGAAACCTTATTCATAATACTCGACCAAAACACTTAAAATGTGTTGATTCAGTTTTGGTTTAGGTCTTTTGCAGATAGTACTGTCGATAGCAGTCTCTTGTGAAAGATTTATACTAAAACATTAGTACTGGATTAACATCTTGTGACATCGATTTTAGTAGCTTGACTCCTTGCTCCATACAGAAGGCGTAAATGATTAGAGCTTCTGAGATAAATGTCAGCATATAACAAAGTCTAAAACTTGCCTTAAGAACGTAACATGAACTGTTTTCTTGCCACTCCAGGTGTTAACATGTTCAAGATACCTACAGCTGAGTTTCAGATTTTGGGTATATGATTAATGTAAAATAAGTGTCAAAagtctttttgccactctaggtAAAGCATGACACATTCAGCATTCATATAGGCACTTCATTCATTGCCTCTCCAGTTAATTAAATGCCCTGCTTACTAACAAAACTTCTAAAAATTTTCAGCTATGAATATGCTTTTTAATTGCAACCAAATGGAAACACTTAATGGTTCAAACTTTAAGAGATGGAAACAAGAGCTAGAATTGTGTCTAGGATACAATGATTATGAGCATGTCCTGCATGAAGATCCTCCAGCTGAGTTAACACCCACCAGTACTAGGAAAGCAAAAGATAAATATGCTCAGTGGCATAAACATAACAGAATGGCCCTAGTTATCATGAAAAGGTCCATGTCAGAAGCTATCAAGGGAGGTATACCAGATGCAAAACTAGCAAGGGAGTATTTTAAGAACATTGAAGAAAAGTATCAAGTGTCTGACAAGGCTGAAACCGGAGCATTAATGAATGCTCTTACTGGCATGAAGTTTGATGGAGTAGGGAGCATTAGGGAATACATTCTTAAGGGGACAGAAACTGCAGCAAAATTAAAGGCTTTAGGTGTCACTATTGATGATCCCTTTCTAGTTCACCTAATTCTGAATTCCTTACCCTCATAATACTCTCAGCTAGAATGCAGCTACAACACACATAATGAAAAATGGAGTGTGAATGAGTTGATTTCAATGTGTGTTCAAGAAGAAGATAGAATTAAGAAGAGAAAAGGGGTAGCTATTAATCTGGTCAGCAAACCACAATTCAAGAAGAAATCTTTTAAGGCCAAGTATTCTGCACCATCTACCtcaaaaacacaaaatgaaGCAACTCAAGGATCTAACAACTTTAAGAATCAAAAGTCAAGCTCAATTAAGTGTTTCTTCTGCCGTAAGCCAGGGCATGTTAAGAAAGATTGCAGAGGTTTTAAGGATTGGATGAGTAAGAAAGGTAataattttgattttcaaaataaAACTGTTTTTCATTTAGAATAAAAAACTGTCAGTGTGTCTAGTAGATCTTGGTGGTTTGATACTGCATCTCCAATTCATGTTATTACATCTATGCAGGGTTTTCTAAGAAAGAGGATTCCAAACAAGGATGAAGCTAGGATTAGCTCGGGGAATGGGAACAGAGTAGCTATCAAGGCCGTAGGAGTCGTTAGACTTGTTTTTACTACTAGTTTTTCTTTGGATTTAGaaaagggattttgtccatttaccccatttctagggatttttttcccacttaccccattaagtttttttaattctctcttacccaatacactctaagggagtcttccctaatacctttttttttgtttttaatttttttttaataccattttaccctcacccccttgttacttagagagagagagaaaaaaaatagaagagagagaaaccatgggagacttcgccggagcccgtcaccggccgccggaatccggtcaccggccgccggaatccggtcaccggccaccggattccggccaacgttcgccggattccggccaactttcgccggaaaccggtcaccggtcgccggatttcggtcacctactgccgcccaccggaatttgctgaaaatctcaccggaaagtttttttgcccccaatagacatctattgccccctagtagatgggcaataaacctctattgccccccaatagacgtctattgccccccaatagacgtctattgcccaatagacgtctattgccccctaatagacgtctattaccctccaatagacgactatcagccatgtattgccccccaatagacgaccatcagccatgtattgccccccaatagacgtctattaccccccaataggactttcagttgctaaaatgagaactaatctccaaaaatttagacaaataaaactttgattacagaaaaaaacaaggagattacataaattcaaaacgtctattgccccccaatagccgtctattgccctccaatagatgtGTAATAGACGTCAATTAGAgagcaatagacattcaaaactttttttttcctttttcctttttcctttccttctgtcctgttacttaaaaaaaaaaaaaaaaaatagaaattgatttgggcacccagagaaaagctctgggcacccaatcaccTTTCTCCTCTGCCACAGCCTGGGTCGAGCACCGGCGGCGTCCAGGAGGCCATCGAAGACGTCATGTGGTCGTCGTTGTCAGCGCCGGCCGAGCTTGGGCGAGCTGCAGCAGAATCCGAGCAAAAGTCGACCAGCACCGGCGAGGCAGTTGGACGCGGTCGAGCTCCCCGGCGAGTTGCACGGAATCTGGGCGTTGCAGCAGTTGGacgcggtcgttgtcagagcgACAACGGTTGGACGCTATTGAGCTCACCTGCGAGTTGCAGCAGAACCTGGGCGAGAGGTCGAACCTCGCCGGAGTTGGAGATCCGGGagcgatgagagagagagagagacggagagagagcagatcggagaggaatgagagagagagagagagagagagagagagagcaggtcGGAGAGcgatgagagggagagagagagagagagagagagcaaacggAGAGGGATGAGAGCGAGAGAGTTCAGATcgtggagagaggagagagacatAGAGGCACGATGTAAATTCATTAATTAGCttagggcaaaattgtcattttgttttaaaatgggcaagtgagaacaaaaatctcttgctggggtaagtgggataattttccctcattttggggctttgggtcaaggaccctttagAAAATGTATTTTGTATTCCTTTTATGCAAAGAAACCTGATTTCAGGCTCTCTTTTAGTCAAAAACAATGGCTGTACTTTTACAGGCAATAATAAAGGTTTAGATTTCTTCAAAAATTCTGATTTTATTGGTGATGCTTCTTTAATTGATGGTTATTGGCATATGAATTGCAGGAATTCTATTGAAGTGTTCTTGACCGAAAAATCTGTTGGTTTTAAAAGACCTAGACTGAATGAAAAATCTGCTTTTCTTTGGCATAAACGTTTGGGTCATATTTCAGAAGAAAGGCTAAAAATCTTAATCAAACAAAACATTTTACCTTCTTTAGACTTTTTTGATTTCAGTGTTTGCATAGAATGTCTTAAGGGTAAAACCATCAATCTTAGGAAGAAAGGGTTAATTAGAAGTCGAGAGTTATTAGAACTTATTCACACTGACATTTGTGGTCCTTTTACTCATAAAACCATATGTGGAAATCAATACTTCattacttttattgatgatttttcaagataCTGTCAAATTTTTCTTATTACTGAAAAATCAAAGGCTCTGGaagtttttaaaatttttaaagcaGAGGCAGAGAAACAGCTGAACAAGGTTATTAAGGTTGTTAGATCAGATAGAGGTGGAGAGTTCTATGGCAGGTACACTGAATCAGGGAAAAACAAGGGTCCCTTCGCTCGCTATCTTCAAGAAAGTGGAATCAAGGCTCAATACACCACACCAGGAACCCCACAGCAGAATGGAGTCGCAGAGAGAAGGAATAGGACTTTGATAAATATGGTGAGAATATGATCTGTAAGTCTGGTTTGCTGAGATATTTATGGGGGGAAGCACTGAAGACAGCTAACTACATCTGTAATAGAACCCCTAGCAAATCAGTTGAGAATAAAACACCTTTTGAGTTATGGTTCAACAAGAAACCTAGTCTGCATCACTTTCATGTATGGGGCTGCAAAGCAGAAGCAAGGATTTACAACCCTCAACAACAAAAATTAGATTCTAGAATCTCAAGTGTTTATTTTATTGATTACTTGAACAAATCTAAAGGGTACAGGTTTTATAGTCCTCATGGAAGTACAAGAATATTAGAAACCAATAGAGCTGTTTTTGTTGGAGAATTAGATGGTTCAGACATTGCCGATATCAGTGAATTTGATGAAACTGATACTAATGATACTTTTGAGTGGTTAGTTTACAGCAGTGATAAAGGAATAAGCAATGAAGTGATGGATCAGATTGAAGTACCAGCTATGCATAATATTGTGCCTCCAGCAGAAACACATGCAGTTCAACATGATGATATTCAACCACAATTTGAACCAAATGAAGCTGCACAACAACAAGAACCTCATGATGAGCCTCATCGACATGATGAAAATGTTCAGCAGCCTCAGGAAGTAGAACCACAATAGCAACAACAAGAACCAATACAATTGAGAAGATCTCAAAGGGAAAGAAGATCAGCCATTCCAGATTGTTACGAAACAACATTTCTGACAGAGACAGATTTTGatcttggagaagaagaagatccagTTACTTATTCGCAGGCACTACAATCAACATATGCAAATAAATGGATAGAGGCCATAGAGTCAGAATTAAAGTCAATGGAAATAAACAAAGTGTGGGAATTGGTTGATAAACCAGAAGGATACAAACCAGTGGGATACAAATGGGTATTCAAGATCAAGAAAGATTCAAGAGGTAATATAGAAAGGCACAAGGcaaggttggttgccaaaggattcACTCAAAAGGAAGGGATTGACTACACAGAAATATTCTCACCAGTGTCAACTAAAGATGCCTTCAGGATATTAATGGCCTTAGTAgctcactttgatcttgagctGCATCAAATGGACGTCAAGATGACTTTTCTGAATGGAAATCTTGATGAAGAGATATACATGGTGCAGCCTAAGGGTTTTATTGCTGAAGGACAAATTGACAAGGTATGTAAACTTAAGAAATCCATTTATGGTTTAAAGCAGGCTTCTAGACAATGGTACCTTAAGTTTGATTCAGTGATTACTTCATTTGGATTTGAGGAAAATAGGTTagatgaatgcatatatatgaagATCAGTGGGAGCAAGtttattttcttaatcttatatgttgatgatatcttGTTGGCAAGTAGTGATGTGAATAtgttaaaagaaacaaagaattttcttttgaagaattttgatatgaaggatATGGGTGAAGCTGCATTTGTACTTGGTATAGAAATCaagagagacagagaaagaAAAGCGTTGGGATTGTGTCAAAGAAACTAAATTGACAGAGTACTTAAGAGGTTTGCAGTGGAAACATGTAAAGCAGGTGAGTCACCAATGTCAAAGGGGATAAGCCACACTCAGGGCAATGTCCCAAAAACTCactagaaaagaaagagatggaCAAAAGACCATATGCTAGACTGGTTGGGAGCTTAATGTATGCTCAAgtatgcacaagaccagatattgCTTTCTCAGTTGGTGTGTTGGCAAGGTATCAATCTAATCCGAGGAATGAGCATTGGGTTGCAGGCAAAAAGGTACTCAGGTACTTACAGAAAACAAAAGATTACATGCTAATATACAGAAGATCGAGTTGAAAATCTGGACCTGATTGGATATACAGATTCTGACTACAAAGGATGCATTGATATTTGAAATCTACTTCAGGGTATATTTATGTATTGGCAGGGGGTGCAATCTCTTGGAGAAGTGTTAAACAATCTCTGACAGCTACATCGACCATGCAGGCTGAATATGTCGCTCTTCATGATGCCATAGGTCAAGCTTTGTGGCTTAGGAACTTCATGATTGAAATAAAGGTAGTGGATTCAGTAGAAAGGCCATTGAAGCTTTATTGTGATAATGCAGCTGCAGTGTTCTTTGCTAAGAACAATAGAAGATCCACAGCTTCAAGGAATATAGATGTGAAGTACTATGCTGTTAGAGAGAGTGTGAGAAACAATGAAATTGAGATAATCAAAATAGGCACCCTGGCTCAGCTTGCAGATCCTCTCACAAAGGCCATTGCAGTAGCGCCTTTTCAGGTACATGTCAAGAACATAGGTATCTTAGAAAATCTTGACTCGGTTGAATGAGTGGGAGTTAATTTTGAACTCAATATGTTTGATGTAATATGTGAATCACGTTTTAGAGCTGaaaattttagtttgttttaagtaaaattaatttttaaggtTTGTGCGTTCAAAGTTCTAGccatcataattttctgagtaCATTAAGCTTGAAAGTTCAGAATTTTTCAAGGATATTAAACATCAGTTGCAGATTTGCATAACTATGATGATTCAGTTAGAACttgaattttcttttgtaatatcAGTAAGCCAAATTTTATGCATTCTGATTCTATTATTGAATCCTACAATAAGGACCTTATTTGTGCTATTATATTTTACATTCATAAGCACATATGAGTattttttgtatacatgatattGCTCCTGTGATATGTGGTTGCCGCATCATGGTAATGAGGTGCTGGTGTTTAGTTAAAcatatgttttcttgttgtttgatgagGTTAACTGCAGATTGACTGAGCTCAGGATGATATTGGAATTCATAACTTGTCCAGCGCGCATTTCATAATTACTATATCTGGTTTAAGTGATCTTCTTGTTGTGCTGCATATTGATTGTCCAAGTGGGAGACTGTAAGGTTTTATGGACTAATCAATATCAGCTAAAGATCACAACAACTTATCACATTTTGGACAGAATGAGTAATTGGATTAAGGGATGTTATTCTAATTGTATTCTTATTACATTGAGGTAATAACTATACCTTATtaccactacaccaaaaactgcatcacacgacGGTGAAAAaacgttgtgtgatttggagactcaccgtcgtctatctcgatgttgtctgatgaaaaatcagacgacggtgaattcaccgttATATGATATAAAGTCCGTCGACATATATTCCTTAACACCGTTGTCCCAGAACTCGACAGATGCCGGACTCATCCATGCGCAGCACTTGTGCATAGCAGTTCACACAACATAATTTGCTTTTTTGCCGTTGTGGGTTGAGATTTTCATACAACGGTTTTGTAgtttaactgttgtgtgatttaaaGTAAGACAACTGTGTCATAGTATTTTATGTTGTATGAGCCTAAAACTAGACAACGTAATTTATTAAAATCCATTGTGTGATATATATAATTGCGTTGTGTGAATACCCAAATTTTGAATGGACTAGCAACACTGCCCGCGCGATGTTGCGGGTATATTATTGACATTACTCAATTCGACAGTGTTGAATTTACAAACATTAGGCACATTATATAAATGCGTTATACACATACATTAGACATTGTTTTACATGATCCAAAATCTGTCAGTTTAGTCAGATTTCAAAATTGCATATACAACTATACATTATTTTACATGTTCTAAAATTGGGTACATTAGCCAAATTCCAAAAATGCTACCCAGGCAGGCGCATATGTACATATTACATATGATTAGACTTAGCTTGGCAAAAAACTTGTCTCTAATTACAGTTAcgacttcacatttttggctgGTTCCTTGGTCGCAGCATTGGTCGGTTTTGACTCCACATCCGTTACTGCTTTCAACTCCTCACAGAGGTTCATCTAATTAGTCAAGACAAAGTAAGAATGCAGTAGAAGTGAATAAGAACATATAGTTTAATTGTAGCAAGTAATGGTAAGTTTGCAGATAAACAGAGAAACAATATAGTTCTTGAGACAGCAATATTAGAACTAAAAGAAATTTCTGGTTATAAAGAGCTCTCTATCAAAACTTAAACCAGAGGGCTAATCATCAAAGGAAAATTCAATGCCTAGAGCTGCAATTGAACTAAAATTTCCAAGTGCATCCAGGAGGTATCAAACCACGGTAGTTGTACAGCTAGAACTGATTCTTCAAAAGGATGCAAGGAATCGACAGTGCATGTCATGTATATAATGTAAAATAGGAAAAGGGGAGAATCATCAAGATCTTGATGATTCTCCCTTGctccaatttttttaaatttattatcATCAGTCAGGCTTATAGTGATTCTCTCCAAGCatttgtttgtttgatcaaGCCCATCACAAAGTATTTTGATTACACTATCTTTTGTATAACTTAAGACTCCAAATGCAAATAAACGTTATAGCAgataataaaaatttataagAAGATAAGCATATTTATACTGATCAGTAAGATGTAAGCTTACTTACATGCAATCTGTAATTGTTACAGACCTAATGGAGACAGGACAAAgacataataaacaaaacagaATGAAGACGTCTAAAAAAAGCACTACCCTAATTTCAGGTGCTACCTTATATTTTTCAAAACCAATATATAGAAGTCGAAAACATAGAATGCATAGTCATGATATGACTAAGATTAATGCAGCCATCTAAAAAGAAGCACTACACCTTCTTATATAATTCATATAAGGTATTGCACATTTCATTATTAACCATAACAATGACATAAATATGAAAGACAAAGGAATGTAGTTATTACTTGATTTTGAAAGACAGGACAGGTGGCAAGAGGGAGAAGTTCTCGTCTCTGATCTTATCTGATATTCTGTCAACAGACCCTGCAGTAGGGATTCTTTTGATCATATTGATATGACTCATAATAAATATTACTTTAAAAGCTACCAGTATAATTCTTTCTTAattaacttttgatttaagAGTACTCAAAAGGTTTAAAGCATTAAAAAGCTTTAATCTGAAAGGATAGATTACCTCTAAGCGTGGTTAATTAAAAGTCAATTGTTTCTCTTCCATGAGAGTTAGTATCttgtattttattttccttCCCTACGAAGCACCATCATCTAATCAGAATGCAGCCCAACAGAAAAAGATTAGGGAAATAGAAACACAACAGAGGAGAGAATAAACAAAGTAGTCCATTCCTTGGAAATATGTGACAGAGGAAACATAGATGAGATGGGATTAAACTATTAGAACTGTTATTAGTTTATTGCGATTTTTATAAATCAGTCTATGCAcatctttttctccttctctgACATCTTTGGTTTCCATGCTCTCATCTTCCTTCTCTATCCTTAATTTGAAATGATTGCTAATGTTACCAAGCAGGCACTTGGTTTTAATTTTAATGATGAAAAATTTTATATGCTGCCTTAAGCTTTTCGAATGAATTGATATACAATGTAAGATGAATAcataaatataacaaaatatctAGGCATTTGATAGTGAAGTACCTTAGAGGTGAGCTCTTTTGTGCCTGCCTGTGATTGAGCTGCATACGTAGCAACCAAGATAGCCTACCAATTCTCTACAGAAAACAGATTGATCATGTGACCTTGAATCTCCATGAACGCCGGTAAAAAAATTGATTATGGTAGATAGCAAGCTAGTAAAGAAATTGGAAAATCAAGAGAGAAAGATAAAAGAGGGGCTTACAGCTCTATTGGCTTCGTCGGCTATTTTCAATGGATTCTCTGCAAACTAAAAAATTACCACTACTCACTTCAACATCATGAAATGGAACTGTTCCATCTTCAACTCTGGCAGCGATTGGTTTACCATCAGATCAGCAACATACTAATAATATATGGTTACCACCCAAAAGTTCTTTGTCTTCCACTAGAACATTCTTGTGAACACTCAACTTCACACAAAATCCCTGCTTCCCAAGTAAAATCACCTTCATATCACTAGTTCCAGGCTCACCAAACTCAATTGCCACCTTCCTCGGCAAATTTTCGACTTTGGGCCTCGGAACTCTCTCTGCAGCCATGTTTCACAACAATTGACAGCAATCACTACTAGCACATTGATGCAGACATCTCAAGCTCACACAACATAGTTTTGAAAAATCAGGGCCTCTTCTTTGGCACAACTCTTCTTTCCTATCCAAAATAGTCTAATCAGTAACTACCATGAAAACTCATAAGCATGAAAAGCATTAAAGGTGTGATCTTGAAGCTGATCCTAAGACTTGAGAAATCACTAACCCACCACAGAAATTGCATAACAATAAACAAACCCAGCTCCCAATTTCTCTAAAAACATGAAAAGATGAAATCTTTACAAGTAGAATAGCAGAAAGATATGAATTTGAGACTCACCAAGAACTGGGTAATCTAAGAGCTCTCTGAAAATTGAACTATAATCTCTTAATCTTTGAAGCCCACGAGTGCCCCTAAAATGATTGAATGGGAGCTCTCGCTGTCAAGCATCAAGGGAACCAACTGAACAGAGACTTGAAATGAGGAATAATTACAGCTAGTGGCCGGAGAGTTGAAGAAGCCATTGGCAATAGGAACCGCCTTTATCTcattgggtttgttttgtttcaggTCGTCGTCAGCAAGGAGAAAAGGAGAGGAATTACTATGGAATAACTGATTTTGAAAGGGAATAAACCGAAATCAGCAAATTTGTTAGAGATAGGGACCTTACCAGATTGTGAAGCCTTGAATTGATTTAGATCTTtagacatagagagagagagagagagagagagagagagagagagagagagaggagaagggTAATCGAAAGCGGAGCTTCAATTATCCATTAGGTAGATGGAGTTGAAGGCGGGTTTGGAGAAGTGAAGAGCGAGCACAAATTCGAACCCCAATTTCCCAAAGAGAGAGCTCTCAAAACACTGTTTAAGCGAGCCCTCTGCCTATCCCGAAACGCCGCCTCCGCTACTGCTCATTGCCATCGTCTTCCCATCTCACCCCATTGGACGGCTTGAGAATCGAGGCCATCGTAGTCGGCTCCCTGTAAAGGTGGAGGATTTAGGGATTTAGAGGGTTGAAATTAAGTGTGGAATTGGAAACTGGGGATAGAGGGCCGAGAGAGGTTTCACGAGACAGAGAGCTTTCACGGAGGACAAAAAGCTTCACGAGAGAGATAGAGGTTTcatgaaagagaaagagaggcatTTCAGGGAGGctgttcgagagagagagagttgagagTCTTTGTATGAGAGTCTTTGTATGTCGTGCTaggttttgttttccttctctctttgttttctttgcacCACAATGTGGCATGCATGGCAATTAAACCTAGAATAAAATTGTCAAagttactcacacaacagaaacctcacccaactgttgtctgagtgttgcactaaaaatcaaaatgtgaaatcatggagggaaacatggcgcctACAGCATTTTAGCTTAAAATGTTGCCGCCCAGTTCcgagttcacacaacagaaaatcttaaTTCTGTTGTAtaatttctacagcttgcactaagcctatctaggggaagacattcaagcaagcttcctcaaacttTGGTGCTCAGTTTTTCAATCATACAACGGAAATAGTGAAATCCGTTGTACCTAGTACCCCAAATTTCAGTGTtccaagaggcaaccaagactccaaagtggagggaaatctgccgctaaattttttaagactcagacaacggacaatacttaattccgttgtgcaatgtagttctgataaaaaagttatcactttattgatattcacacaacagaacatcactaataccgttgtacaatcGAGTTTACTTAAACACATAACGGATGATTTCTATTCCGTTGTGTGATCcgtgtgtgattagtgttgtgtgatgcagtttttggtgtagtgtacaTTAAGTGAAGTTGTTCTGTACACAGTTTAGGAATAAATTTCTATTGCTCTTAGGTTTAGGAAAACTTTTATGGGAAGGAACCTAAACTAAAGCCTATATATAGGAATACTTGGTCCCTGCTCTAGCTATCGCATTATCAACAGAGAATTCATAATCTCTACCCATTGGAGACTCTCACAAAAGATAGCTCAGAGGAGATTCAAACCAAGTGCACCAGCTCTTAAATCCAACCTGTAATCTTCCAAAATGGCTGCAGCTCCAGGTAAGTCTGTGTTCTTACATTGAGTACAATGTTTATATGCATACATTCAGTTTCATTACTTATATGAAGGAGAAACGGTCTTTGATCATTAaggtttctagttttctttttctttgaaggcCGGATTGGTCATTAATATATCAAACATTCATATGAGAATTTGATCTTCCATGTTTCCAGTTGGAGGGGTTTGTATTATGTATAAGattgagaatccatcgaacaaactaaaatatttatatgtatGGAATACGAAATTAAAATTACAGCAAGCACATGAAcgtcatcttgattgattcaaGTTGGGATTGTGTTATATTGATCTCGATAAAAGGAACATAGAGGAAGAGGTTATGCTGAGAAGAAGATAATTGCGAGATAGatagagaagaagatgagaggctgaggaaaaaaaaaacagttgtgGGAGACGAATAgcagtattttattttttaacaaagtcattttgtatttttttttttttggtgacaaTTGTAGAGACGAAAAGGCCCCTCACATGCTAACCAAATTAATggagaaattggatggaaagtctaaaatttaactatagggtgtaaattggcaacatttagaaaagtgagggtgtaaataatcaaaattgaaatgtcaggggtAAATCGGCAGTCATGAGAAAAGTTAGAGGGTAATTGGctattttgcttttttttttttatattacatATAGATTGTAGCCCAAAAATTTCTCTCTTACCCTCCAATATAATTAAGAtaattttttcaaaaattatatTGTATATTGCTCATggcattgagaataaaaaatTGTATAACCATTCATTCCATTTCACTC
This portion of the Rosa chinensis cultivar Old Blush chromosome 1, RchiOBHm-V2, whole genome shotgun sequence genome encodes:
- the LOC112169948 gene encoding uncharacterized protein LOC112169948, whose protein sequence is METLNGSNFKRWKQELELCLGYNDYEHVLHEDPPAELTPTSTRKAKDKYAQWHKHNRMALVIMKRSMSEAIKGGIPDAKLAREYFKNIEEKYQVSDKAETGALMNALTGMKFDGVGSIREYILKGTETAAKLKALGVTIDDPFLVHLILNSLPS